Proteins encoded together in one Anas acuta chromosome 10, bAnaAcu1.1, whole genome shotgun sequence window:
- the LOC137862129 gene encoding RNA-binding Raly-like protein: MSAAGGRDACWRYLDMAREAKPSRARLGQKRQHSSSLYHSNCDLDYDLYRDDFPYRVYEYQKIPPLINRIPVKARRTHTGAGGKSSPSPQPGTRSSSSSSTGTRTKLRAEELHSIKGELSQIKAQVDSLLESLERMDQRRERLSGCKESEKKRAEAGAASPSPVGEGSRGKEGTGGDGHLRAIDSAEESTDTEETMKAHISDPEGSH; this comes from the exons ATGagcgcggcgggcgggcgggacGCCTGCTGGAGAT ATCTGGACATGGCCAGGGAGGCCAAGCCGAGCCGGGCCAGGCTGGGCCAgaagaggcagcacagcagcagcctgtacCA CAGTAACTGTGACCTGGACTACGATCTCTACAGGGACGACTTCCCGTACCG GGTGTACGAGTACCAGAAGATCCCACCCCTCATTAACCGCATCCCCGTCAAGGCCAGGAGAACTcacacaggagcaggaggcaaAAGCAGcccgagcccccagcccgggacacggagcagcagcagcagctccacggGGACACGGACAAAAC TGCGAGCCGAGGAGCTGCACTCCATCAAGGGGGAGCTGAGCCAGATCAAGGCGCAGGTGGACAGCCTGCTGGAGAGCCTGGAGCGCATGGACCAGCGGAGAGAGCGGCTCTCGG GGTGCAAGGAGAGCGAGAAGAAGAGGGCGGAGGCGGGCGCAGCGTCACCGTCCCCGGTGGGAGAGGGCTCCCGGGGcaaggaggggacaggaggggacggGCACCTGCGTGCCATCGACAGCGCGGAGGAGAGCACGGACACAGAGGAGACG